One Cucumis sativus cultivar 9930 chromosome 1, Cucumber_9930_V3, whole genome shotgun sequence DNA segment encodes these proteins:
- the LOC101217291 gene encoding 14 kDa zinc-binding protein isoform X1, producing MAAGTSFLSRQCIATTTRTLVTAKSKHSSYHFSTFLLPLRTHSRRLTIRAGITNNEEVAAKAAASDADSGAPTIFDKIISKEIPSNIVYEDDKVLAFRDINPQAPVHVLIIPKLRDGLTELGKAEARHGEILGQLLYAAKIVAEKEGIVEGFRVVINSGASACQSVYHLHLHVLGGRQMKWPPG from the exons ATGGCTGCTGGGACGTCTTTCTTGAG CAGGCAATGTATAGCTACGACTACAAGAACATTGGTGACTGCGAAATCCAAACATTCCAGCTACCATTTCTCGACTTTTCTCCTCCCACTTAGAACTCACTCTCGAAG ATTGACCATTCGTGCTGGTATTACAAACAATGAAGAAGTTGCTGCTAAAGCAGCTGCATCTGACGCGGACAGTGGAGCTCCAACCAT atttgacaaaataatatcCAAGGAAATTCCTTCGAACATTGTCTATGAGGATGATAAAGTCCTTGCATTTCGAGACATAAATCCGCAGGCTCCTGTTCATGTATTAATCATTCCAAAGCTCAGAGATGGATTGACAGAGCTGGGAAAG GCTGAAGCAAGACATGGAGAAATACTGGGCCAGCTTCTGTATGCAGCCAAAATAGTGGCTGAAAAAGAGGGTATTGTTGAAGGATTTCGAGTAGTCATCAACAGTGGTGCAAGTGCTT GTCAATCTGTGTATCATCTTCACTTGCATGTCTTGGGAGGGAGACAGATGAAGTGGCCTCCAGGTTGA
- the LOC101217757 gene encoding sulfiredoxin, chloroplastic/mitochondrial → MMANLFILKFPSFSSSLRTVSASASSNGAHPLSAGSGNGSGPMILELPLEKIRRPLMRTRANDPDKVKELMDSIQEIGLQVPIDVLEVDGVYYGFSGCHRYEAHQHLGLPTIRCKIRRGTKETLRHHLR, encoded by the exons ATGATGGCCAATCTCTTCATTTTAAAGTTCCCAAGTTTCAGTTCCAGCTTGAGGACTGTCTCTGCTTCAGCTTCATCAAATG GTGCTCATCCGCTATCAGCAGGGAGTGGCAACGGCAGTGGGCCAATGATCCTGGAGCTTCCTCTGGAGAAGATACGGAGACCTCTAATGAGGACCAGAGCTAACGATCCTGATAAAGTCAAAGAACTAATGGACAGTATACAAGAAATTGGGCTTCAAGTACCA ATTGATGTACTTGAAGTTGATGGAGTTTATTATG GTTTCTCTGGTTGTCATCGCTATGAAGCTCATCAACATCTTGGACTTCCTACAATCCGCTGCAAAATTCGTCGTGGAACTAAAGAAACCTTGAG GCACCACCTACGTTGA
- the LOC101217291 gene encoding 14 kDa zinc-binding protein isoform X2 produces the protein MAAGTSFLRQCIATTTRTLVTAKSKHSSYHFSTFLLPLRTHSRRLTIRAGITNNEEVAAKAAASDADSGAPTIFDKIISKEIPSNIVYEDDKVLAFRDINPQAPVHVLIIPKLRDGLTELGKAEARHGEILGQLLYAAKIVAEKEGIVEGFRVVINSGASACQSVYHLHLHVLGGRQMKWPPG, from the exons ATGGCTGCTGGGACGTCTTTCTTGAG GCAATGTATAGCTACGACTACAAGAACATTGGTGACTGCGAAATCCAAACATTCCAGCTACCATTTCTCGACTTTTCTCCTCCCACTTAGAACTCACTCTCGAAG ATTGACCATTCGTGCTGGTATTACAAACAATGAAGAAGTTGCTGCTAAAGCAGCTGCATCTGACGCGGACAGTGGAGCTCCAACCAT atttgacaaaataatatcCAAGGAAATTCCTTCGAACATTGTCTATGAGGATGATAAAGTCCTTGCATTTCGAGACATAAATCCGCAGGCTCCTGTTCATGTATTAATCATTCCAAAGCTCAGAGATGGATTGACAGAGCTGGGAAAG GCTGAAGCAAGACATGGAGAAATACTGGGCCAGCTTCTGTATGCAGCCAAAATAGTGGCTGAAAAAGAGGGTATTGTTGAAGGATTTCGAGTAGTCATCAACAGTGGTGCAAGTGCTT GTCAATCTGTGTATCATCTTCACTTGCATGTCTTGGGAGGGAGACAGATGAAGTGGCCTCCAGGTTGA